A region of the Haloarcula rubripromontorii genome:
CGCTCTCCCGCCTCGGGCGCGACTTCGACGAGCGAATGGACTTGATGATCACGATGCGACGGCGCGGCGTCGAACTGCACAGCCACCAGCGCGACCGCATCGACATCTCCGATCCGTGGGCCGCAGCAAAGGAGGCTATGCTGGCTGCCGCCGACGACGCGAAGAAGCAGGCGGAGATCGAGGACGCCATCGAGGAGATCGAGCGGCGGATTGACCGCGGCGAGTATCAGGGGCGGCCGTGGACGGGAACCGAGTTCGATGACGCCGGCAGGTACCTCGTCCCCGCCCACAACGACGAGTGGGACGCCGTGATGGAAGTTGTTGAGCGATGGGAGGAGTCAGACGGCAAGGTCTCGAAGCGCGGGCTTGCTCGGGAGACCGGACTCTCTCGGGGGACTGTACGCCGAGTGATTGACCGGGTTGACAAGTACCGGGCTCTCGATGACGGCGCGAAGATCGGATGGGAGAGGCGCGTCGTCTGGCCGGACGAGGCACCCGCGCCCGCCGACGACTGACTCGGCGAGCTACTCCTCGTTGTCGACGCGTTCCAACGCACTACGGACGGATTCCCTCGCGTTCTCGATGTCGGCGAGGGCTTCGTCGTCCACCTCGTCGAGACCTTCGGCGTTCTCGTGTGTCTTGGCGAGGCCGCTGGCCGCCATGGCGAGTTTCGCTTTGACTTCTTCGAGTTCGTCCATACCTGCTTTGGTGCCTACCCTGTCGGATAAGTGCCGGCGTGTAGCCGGCGTTAATGCCCGCGGGGCAGCGTTTTTGATGCTCGCCGATGGAGACGCGTGTGCCGGGCGGGTTGGAGGAACGCAACGCCCACTCCGACACCCGCTTCGGTGATGGGCTAGGTGGAGTCCCCGTCCGTGCGCCTCGGGCGGCATCTCCACGGTTCTGGAGGAGCTTCCGTCCGCCGCGTTCGGCGGGCGGACTACGCTCCCGTCCTACTGCCCTTGACTATCCATATATATGTTGACAGGAACGAAGTGCCGCGACCGCGTAGACGCGTGTATGCTTGAGGACATCGAAGCCGACGACGGCGAAACGGAACCGTTGTCGCTCCCCGACTACGACGAAGAGAAACTGCGCGAGGAGAAGCGCAAGGAGCTGGCCGACCTCCCTGAAGAGGATCTGCGGGCGGAACTCGCCCGTCAGGACGAGGAGGAACGCGAGTGGCAGGACGAGTACGGCGTCGACGGCCCGGACGAGTTGGAGGCAACCATCGCCGAGGGGATGGACGCGGACGAGCGCCAGCAGAGGAGGCGTGTCGCGTACTACTGGCGGAAGAACCAGCACGTGCGCGAGATGATCGAGGAGGTGTTCGATGGTTAACGCGCACGTCGAGGTACCCGAGGATGGCGAGCCGCGCATCGCGGGCCGTCGGATCTCCGTGCTGTCTGTCGCCCTGCAGATCGGTGGCACCGACGTGACTATCGAGGAGTACGCGGACGAGCGTGATCTCGAAGTGGCAGACGTAACGGCGGCGCTGGCGTGGGCCGCCAACCGCGAGGAGTGGATGGCCAGCCTGATCGAGGAGCGCGCGCTGGGGATGCAGGAGATGGCCGACCGGGATTACCCCGAGGGCGTCGCGGGGCCGGAGCTTGACACCGAGGACGTGGCGGACTTTCACAGGCGGGCGCAGCGGGCGCTCGCCGACATCGTCGAGGACTGGAGAAGGTATGGGGACACTCGGTTCGGCGAGGAATAGGCGCGGGGGCACGGGCCTCCCGTCCCGTGCCGGCGTCATCGTCCCGGGCGGCCTCCCTCTTCCACCCGGTATGTTTTTCGGGCAGGTTCGTACTTGAATGTCGGCGCGAGGGCTGCAGACACCACACCCCCATTTCATCTGTCCTGTATAGCCGGGGGTGTGTTTCACGTGTTCTGCCGTCCGGCGATTAGCACCCCCACCGTGTTTCATCTGCCACTCCCTGTTTCACGTGTTTCACGTGTCGGTCTCACCACGTTGAGAAATGGGATTATGGCGGTACAGGACTCCTACCCCGATTGAAAGTGATTTTCGTTTGAAAGCGTATATGCCCCCATCTCCTACGAAGGGATGAGAAGAACACGACGCACCCGAGGTGACCCACGACGCTACGACAAACCAACGTGATCCCCAATGAGCGAGAACGAGTCACAGAACGAGCACAGTATCCGAGCAATCTGGCAGGGCGACGTAGCCCCCGTCGAGAACTATCGCATCCGCCCGCGGGAGGTCAGCGACGACCGCCTCGAGATGGGCCTCCTGATGCGCCTTGGCGGGCCGCGCGGCAAGTTCTACGTCCGCGCAGAAGTCGTGTTCAGCATCAACGAGGACGAGGACGGTCACCACGTCGAGATCCGGCGTCGTGGCGGTGACGTGGTGGATGAGTTCACCATCGACTGGACGACGGCTGACCCCGACGACGCCACGGAGGCGACGCAGGCTCTCTGTGAGACCTACATCAACGCAGCCAGCGACTGGTACTCCTTCGCCGTCGGTGCCGAGCAGGCCGGGCGCGCGACCGGCGCCGACGCGTCGGGCATCTGCACGACGTTCACTCCCGCGACGGACGATGGTGACTTCGGCTTCGTCTGCCCATCCTGCGAGCACGTGAACGCGCTGGAGGGAGATGTGATAGAGTTTGCCGACGTGTCGTCCGACTGTACCGAGTGCGGGTACATCGCGCTCCTTGACGGCGACGCGCTCGCCGCGTTCGACGCGGAGCTACGTCGGATTGATGCCGAGACCTGCCCCGAGATGCAGGCCGTGCGCCGCATCCACGAGGCACTTCACGGCGGCGTAGAGCCGGACACCGCCGTTGAGCTGTCTGTGGAAACCGTCGAGGACAAGGTGGGCGAGCAGGCGGATATGTTGGTGACGAGTCGTGGCCGCGAGGACTGCTGGCTGATCTCGTGGGGCGGTGCGGACGTTGAGGTGACCGTCGCTGAGGGCGGCAAGCTCTGGCAGATCGAGGTCACCAAACGTGGAGACACTCTCGTGAAGACGACGCACAACGACGACGAGTTCCCAACCGCCGAGGAGGCGGGTGACCAACAATGAGTGACGTAGAGTCTCTCCTCAACGAGGCACTCACCGAGTGCCAGCCGCTCGTCGATTTCGCCGGCGCCGAGAAGCTCGCCGGGGGCCGCCCCGCCACCCAACTCGACATCCGTGACGGCGAGGTCTTCGTCGAACTGTATGTCGCGGGTGACGGGGGAGTCGTCGTAATCGACTACGTGCCGGGGATGATGATCGGGGACACCGCGTATTGCGGCGACGTAGAAGAGACACACAAGGCAGTCGTTCGTCTCGCCCGTCACACGGAGTGCGAGGTACTTCGCGACGACTTCGACGTTCTCGCCGAGGAGGCAGGTGACCAACGATGAAGTACGGAACGTGGCTGAAGAAGGACGACGACCGCGCGGAGGTGATCACGAAGCCGAAAAAGAACCCGCGAACGTACCGGTACCCGTTCGTCAGGGTGAGTGACGCGTGGATGCTCACCCGGGAGCGGGCGTGGTACACGGAGCACGCGCTCACGTTCGCGGCTGGAGGTCTGGACGGGCCGCTCGTCCGCAAGCAGATGCATCCAGAGCAGACGACGTTCGACGACTTCGACGACCGCCCTTCTGAGTACAGGCGGGTTGAGGTGGCGTCCACCGCGACGGCGGACTGAGCCGCGCCGCGTCCGCTGTTTCTCTAACCCCTTCGGACAGTGCCCTTATCCGATCGCTTCTGCTGAATAGCGGGTGGAACGTGACGCAGAACGACGAAGAGGTACTGAATGGATTCGTCGACAAGCGGACGCTCCACACAACACTCACCGACATCAGAGAGCGCGTGGATGATGCCTTCGCGGAAACGTCGAAACACGGCCCTGATGACGGCGACTTCCACGTCGCCAACTACATCTGGGAGACCGATCCCTATCCCGCCGGCACGATCACTGTCAAGCCCGAACGGGATGGTGGCGTCGTCGATCTACGCGTGTACCTGCGTGAGGACAGCGCGGTAGTGTCCGTCCTGTATCCTCGCGGACATCGTGGGTCTTGCGTGTTCGTCGGTAGGCGGGGCGTTGTTCTCGATGCCGTGTGCGAAGTTGCGACGTGGGATGAACCCTTCAACATTGAGGGAGACATACTGGAGCGTCATCTGGACGGAGGCCATTCTCCTTCTGCTGAGCAGTTTTTCGTCTGTACCTTTATCCGCGGGTAGTTCAATCCCGGTAAGAATGCAGTGAGCGAAGACAAAACCTACGACAGCGACGAAGCGACTTACAACCAGCCGCATCGCGTCGAGACGTGCGACATCGACGCAATCGAGAACGACGCCATCCGCAAAGTCGCCCAGCGGTGGCGAGAAGCAGGACTCGAACTTGAAGCGGGCAACCAACTCGCCGGTGACTACGTCCACCACATCCACAGCGGCGCGTCCGTCTACGAGTCGTTCGGGCAGTACGCCGTTCGCGGCTCGGACGGCGAGACCGCGTTCGACAACGCACGGGACGCCGCGCAGTACGCGTTCGGAATCACGGAGACGGTCAAAGAGGCCGGTGATGACTCGTGATGGGATACACTATCGACGAGTACGCACTACATCTCGCACACGCCAAGGCAGTGCAGTGGTACCTACGCGAGTACCCCGACGTGGCATTTATCGACGGCTCCCCCAAGGAGATCAGAGACGAAGTCTGGACAGACCCGGTTAGCACACACCAGTTGAAAGGCGTCAACGCGGGTGAGGAGGAGTTTCTCAAGCAACGATGGGATGAGTACGAGGCTCTGAAGGGCGGTGATGACGCGTGACCCGCTACGCCGACTTCCCGGACGAACTCCAGCACCTCATCGACGAACTCGAGCAGGAGGGATTCGGCATCGTCTACGGAGCAATCGGCGAATCCGATAGGCCCGCGTTCATCGCAGAACAGGGCGAGACCATCGTTCGCGTGGAAGACTGGACGCAGACGTGGGCCTTCACCCTCCGAGACCCCGACCGTCCGGATTACGACGATACGTGGGCGTACCCGCGTCGTGTCCGTGGCGAGGTCTTGGAATGGCTTGATGACTTCGAGGCTTAACTCCCTATCACCTTCGAGGTATCGAGGCCGGAAACCATCTGCCGGGAGACTACGTATTCGACACCAACGCTGATGTCTCCGTCTACGAGCACACCCGGAAGTACATCGCCGATAACGGTCGCGACCACGATTCCCGATTTGATTCCCCGC
Encoded here:
- a CDS encoding recombinase family protein: MKRAEGYTRLSQSGAEDNIPTQGRLITDYCREHDELELQAIHNDGEHESGYDPDRDAYQSLIDRIRAGNVDAVVVKSLSRLGRDFDERMDLMITMRRRGVELHSHQRDRIDISDPWAAAKEAMLAAADDAKKQAEIEDAIEEIERRIDRGEYQGRPWTGTEFDDAGRYLVPAHNDEWDAVMEVVERWEESDGKVSKRGLARETGLSRGTVRRVIDRVDKYRALDDGAKIGWERRVVWPDEAPAPADD
- a CDS encoding DUF7342 family protein; this encodes MLEDIEADDGETEPLSLPDYDEEKLREEKRKELADLPEEDLRAELARQDEEEREWQDEYGVDGPDELEATIAEGMDADERQQRRRVAYYWRKNQHVREMIEEVFDG
- a CDS encoding DUF433 domain-containing protein; the encoded protein is MVNAHVEVPEDGEPRIAGRRISVLSVALQIGGTDVTIEEYADERDLEVADVTAALAWAANREEWMASLIEERALGMQEMADRDYPEGVAGPELDTEDVADFHRRAQRALADIVEDWRRYGDTRFGEE